The proteins below are encoded in one region of Halalkalicoccus jeotgali B3:
- a CDS encoding DUF5812 family protein, which yields MDETHGTFLVTHADADSAVLRDVETGQVHTLSGNPDLAEGEAIAGELAPEPPVEATWELREIDERRSLSVEESEEPPTSQEREIAAGQGVGEVTRTERAGIGEIHVLTVPPERTEEAVAEIRADEETLARAARYGVERVEIRAEAGIVSVRYLP from the coding sequence ATGGACGAGACACACGGGACGTTCCTCGTGACCCACGCCGACGCCGACTCCGCGGTGTTGCGCGACGTCGAGACCGGACAGGTCCACACTCTCTCGGGGAACCCCGACCTCGCGGAGGGCGAAGCCATCGCGGGCGAGCTCGCGCCCGAACCCCCCGTCGAGGCGACGTGGGAACTCCGGGAAATCGACGAGCGCCGGTCGCTGTCGGTCGAGGAGAGCGAAGAGCCACCTACGAGCCAGGAACGGGAGATCGCCGCCGGACAGGGCGTCGGAGAGGTCACCCGGACCGAGCGGGCGGGGATCGGCGAGATTCACGTCCTGACGGTACCCCCCGAGCGGACCGAGGAGGCCGTCGCCGAGATCCGCGCCGACGAGGAAACGCTCGCACGAGCGGCGCGCTACGGGGTCGAGCGCGTGGAGATCCGCGCCGAGGCGGGGATCGTCAGCGTCCGGTATCTGCCGTAG
- the secF gene encoding protein translocase subunit SecF, which yields MLDSTVPVIDYTRYSNRQLAAAPLALLVLSLLIIVGMWAVTGTPVDPGIDFTGGTEVQLQTDASQTEIAAAFESEPASIQSIATGQGEYIVTLQSTDTAAIEQQATDAGFTVTSISSTSAAFGSETQTQALVGVAIAFVGMSVLVALMFRTFVPSIAVVLSAFSDIAIPVALMNLFGIQLSLGTVAALLMLIGYSVDSDLLLNNHVLRRRGDFYQSTHRAMRTGVTMTVTSLVAMVVMTTVATLFAIPLLPEIGLVLVFGLLADLMNTYLLNVSLLRWYKYEGIAR from the coding sequence ATGCTCGATTCGACGGTACCGGTGATCGACTACACCCGGTACTCGAACCGCCAGCTGGCGGCGGCCCCTCTCGCTCTTCTCGTCCTCTCGCTGCTGATCATCGTGGGGATGTGGGCAGTCACCGGTACCCCGGTCGATCCCGGGATCGACTTCACCGGCGGGACCGAAGTCCAGCTCCAGACGGACGCCTCCCAGACGGAGATCGCGGCCGCCTTCGAGAGCGAACCCGCGTCGATCCAGTCGATCGCGACAGGCCAGGGCGAGTACATCGTCACCCTCCAGTCGACCGATACCGCCGCCATCGAACAGCAGGCCACCGACGCCGGCTTTACGGTCACCTCCATCTCCAGTACCTCGGCGGCCTTCGGTTCGGAAACCCAGACCCAGGCGCTCGTCGGCGTCGCGATCGCCTTCGTCGGGATGAGTGTGCTCGTCGCGTTGATGTTCCGGACGTTCGTCCCCTCGATTGCGGTCGTCCTCTCGGCCTTCTCGGACATCGCCATCCCGGTGGCGCTGATGAACCTCTTTGGCATCCAGCTCTCGCTGGGGACGGTCGCCGCGCTGTTGATGCTGATCGGCTACAGCGTCGATTCGGACCTGCTGTTGAACAACCACGTCCTCCGTCGGCGCGGGGACTTCTATCAAAGCACCCACCGGGCGATGCGGACCGGCGTGACGATGACGGTTACGTCGCTGGTCGCCATGGTCGTCATGACGACCGTCGCGACGCTGTTTGCGATCCCGCTGCTCCCGGAGATCGGTCTCGTTCTCGTCTTCGGACTGCTGGCCGATCTGATGAACACCTACCTGCTCAACGTGAGTCTGCTTCGCTGGTACAAGTACGAGGGGATCGCCCGATGA
- a CDS encoding preprotein translocase subunit SecD, whose amino-acid sequence MSGLSTLRKHWRIALLIVLVAVSAAVLFAPQFGPDDGGGPVADTGPTNLQFGLELSGGTRVRAPLAGLTAEGVDVDAGQEAQIESEVATELGISGRNVNAYPGETAEDGTVEITTDAVSEEDFLAALRVVEVSGEDTEIRQGVTERTVNEAVEVLDEKIRESPFATGDARKSTSSTGEQFVVVEVPGEDRGTVIDLIEDRGFVEVYAHHPTEEGYTNTTAIQPDDINSIGSPQDEPPYGPHIGITLTEEGAEDFSGVMQETGFTQEGVEACRWDQNRDDPGYCLLTVVDGEVVYSASLGESLAASMESGTYANDPSFVMSGRSIEDVRELRVNLLAGATPAPLDIESGTQYYLEPSLADDFKLYSLVTGLISVVAVSGVVAARYGRPRIAGPMILTAAAEVFLLLGFAAAVGYPLDLAAIAGFIAVVGTGVDDLIIIADEILQEGDVSTSRVFESRFRKAFWVIGAAAATTIVAMSPLAFLSLGDLTGFALFTIVGVLIGVLVTRPAYGDVLRVLLRLDR is encoded by the coding sequence ATGAGCGGCCTTTCGACGCTCCGAAAACACTGGCGGATCGCCCTCCTGATCGTGCTCGTTGCGGTCAGCGCGGCGGTGCTGTTCGCCCCGCAGTTCGGGCCCGACGACGGCGGCGGACCGGTCGCGGACACCGGTCCGACGAACCTCCAGTTCGGCCTCGAACTCTCGGGTGGGACGCGGGTGCGCGCGCCGCTTGCGGGACTCACCGCCGAGGGCGTCGATGTCGATGCCGGCCAGGAAGCCCAAATCGAGTCCGAGGTCGCGACGGAACTGGGGATCAGCGGGCGAAACGTCAACGCCTACCCCGGCGAAACCGCCGAGGACGGCACCGTCGAGATCACCACCGACGCCGTAAGCGAGGAGGACTTCCTCGCGGCGCTTCGCGTGGTCGAGGTGAGCGGCGAGGACACGGAGATCCGGCAGGGCGTGACCGAGCGAACGGTCAACGAGGCCGTCGAGGTCCTCGACGAGAAGATCCGCGAGTCGCCGTTCGCGACGGGCGACGCGCGGAAATCGACCTCCTCGACCGGCGAGCAGTTCGTGGTGGTCGAGGTGCCCGGCGAGGACCGCGGGACGGTGATCGACCTGATCGAGGACCGCGGGTTCGTCGAAGTCTACGCCCACCACCCGACTGAGGAGGGCTACACTAACACTACCGCGATCCAGCCCGACGACATCAACTCGATCGGCTCGCCACAAGACGAGCCGCCCTACGGGCCCCACATCGGGATCACACTGACCGAGGAGGGCGCCGAAGACTTCTCAGGCGTGATGCAGGAGACCGGCTTCACCCAGGAGGGCGTCGAGGCCTGCCGGTGGGACCAGAACCGTGACGATCCGGGGTACTGTCTGCTGACGGTCGTCGATGGCGAGGTGGTCTACTCGGCAAGCCTCGGCGAGAGTCTCGCGGCGAGCATGGAATCGGGGACGTACGCCAACGACCCGAGTTTCGTCATGAGCGGCCGGTCGATCGAGGACGTCCGCGAACTCCGGGTCAACCTGCTTGCGGGCGCGACGCCGGCACCGCTCGACATCGAGTCTGGCACCCAGTACTACCTCGAACCCAGCCTCGCCGACGACTTCAAGCTCTACTCGCTGGTAACGGGACTGATCTCGGTCGTGGCGGTCTCGGGCGTGGTCGCGGCCCGCTACGGCCGTCCCCGGATCGCCGGGCCGATGATCCTGACCGCGGCCGCCGAGGTCTTCCTCCTGCTCGGCTTTGCCGCCGCCGTCGGCTACCCGCTGGATCTGGCGGCGATCGCGGGCTTCATCGCCGTCGTCGGCACCGGCGTCGACGACCTGATCATCATTGCCGATGAGATCCTTCAGGAAGGGGACGTCTCGACGAGCCGGGTCTTCGAGAGCCGCTTCCGGAAGGCCTTCTGGGTGATCGGGGCGGCGGCCGCGACCACCATCGTCGCCATGTCACCGCTCGCCTTCCTGAGCCTCGGCGATCTGACCGGGTTCGCGCTGTTTACCATCGTCGGCGTCCTGATCGGCGTCCTGGTGACGCGACCGGCCTACGGCGACGTCCTGCGGGTCCTGTTGCGCCTCGACCGCTGA
- the rnhB gene encoding ribonuclease HII: MCRFGIDEAGKGPVLGPMIAACVCVPDESVLPEGIDDSKRLTPAKRGRLSEALLGDEAIGIGIAAVSPDRIDTPETDMNSLTVAAHAEAASEVVEPGMTGICDAGDVDAGRFVHRVGQRLPEGVSLSGEHGADEHHAIVGAASVVAKVERDRRVAALEAAYGEVGSGYPSDPTTREFLAEYVAENGELPECARASWKTSADALAAVEQGTLAEF, translated from the coding sequence ATGTGTCGCTTCGGGATCGACGAGGCCGGCAAGGGGCCCGTACTGGGCCCGATGATCGCCGCCTGCGTGTGCGTCCCCGACGAGTCGGTTCTCCCCGAGGGGATCGACGACTCGAAACGCCTCACGCCGGCGAAACGCGGACGCCTCTCGGAGGCGCTATTGGGAGACGAGGCGATCGGGATCGGGATCGCCGCCGTTTCTCCGGACCGGATCGACACACCGGAGACGGACATGAACTCCCTCACGGTAGCAGCCCACGCCGAGGCCGCAAGCGAGGTCGTTGAACCCGGGATGACGGGGATCTGCGATGCAGGCGACGTCGACGCCGGACGGTTCGTCCATCGGGTGGGTCAACGCCTTCCAGAGGGCGTCTCGCTTTCGGGCGAGCACGGCGCCGACGAACACCACGCGATCGTCGGCGCGGCAAGCGTCGTCGCGAAGGTCGAGCGCGACCGGCGGGTCGCGGCCCTAGAGGCGGCGTACGGCGAGGTGGGAAGCGGCTACCCGAGCGATCCGACCACGCGGGAGTTCCTCGCCGAGTACGTCGCCGAGAACGGCGAGCTTCCCGAGTGTGCGCGCGCGTCGTGGAAGACGAGCGCTGACGCGCTCGCGGCCGTCGAGCAGGGAACGCTCGCGGAGTTCTGA
- a CDS encoding tRNA pseudouridine(54/55) synthase Pus10 has protein sequence MNALERAREVIAQDPVCNVCVGRVFADRSFGLTNDERGTALRTALALADDEPYEAPEITDCWVCEGYSGAFDALAERVVEKLDGVGFSTYQVGTRVAPLIEENERLLRESAGLPEDAGETFRSECNREVGKRVGRETDTEVDFERPDVLALCTVEGEDPDSISDHAVDLQINPAFVYGRYRKLERDIPQTEWPCRECGGSGKQLAPDGGEEPCEYCGGSGYLYDDSVEGFTAPAVVAAMDGEEGVFHGAGREDVDARMLESGRPFVLEVKHPRERTPDLPSLEREINEAAEGAVEVEGLDLATHEMVERVKGLEASKTYRMDVEFAGPVDPEAFEGALDALDGATIEQDTPQRVAHRRADLTRVREVYEISGELLDPEHAELTVHGAGGLYVKELVSGDEGRTEPSFAGLVGVEGVVTALDVIDVRGESGAFDDPEYLRDTN, from the coding sequence ATGAACGCTCTCGAACGCGCGAGGGAGGTCATCGCACAGGACCCGGTCTGTAACGTTTGCGTGGGTCGGGTGTTCGCCGACCGGAGTTTCGGGCTGACGAACGACGAGCGCGGCACCGCGTTGCGCACGGCGCTCGCGCTGGCGGACGACGAGCCCTACGAGGCACCCGAGATCACGGACTGTTGGGTCTGTGAGGGGTACAGCGGCGCGTTCGACGCGCTGGCCGAACGCGTCGTCGAGAAACTCGACGGCGTCGGCTTTTCGACCTATCAGGTCGGCACCCGAGTCGCGCCGCTGATCGAGGAGAACGAACGACTCCTCAGGGAGAGCGCCGGACTCCCCGAAGACGCCGGCGAGACGTTCAGATCCGAGTGCAATCGCGAGGTCGGAAAGCGCGTCGGCCGCGAGACGGACACAGAGGTCGACTTCGAGCGCCCGGACGTACTCGCGCTGTGTACCGTCGAGGGCGAGGACCCCGACTCGATCTCGGATCACGCCGTGGACCTCCAGATCAACCCCGCGTTCGTCTACGGCCGCTACCGGAAGCTCGAACGCGACATCCCTCAGACCGAGTGGCCCTGCCGGGAGTGTGGCGGGTCGGGAAAACAGCTGGCTCCCGATGGTGGGGAAGAGCCCTGTGAGTACTGCGGGGGGTCGGGCTACCTGTACGACGACAGCGTCGAGGGCTTTACCGCTCCGGCCGTCGTCGCGGCGATGGACGGCGAGGAGGGCGTTTTCCACGGCGCGGGTCGTGAGGACGTCGACGCGCGCATGCTCGAATCGGGCCGGCCGTTCGTCCTGGAGGTCAAACACCCGCGAGAGCGAACCCCGGACCTCCCGAGCCTCGAACGCGAGATCAACGAGGCGGCCGAAGGGGCAGTCGAGGTCGAGGGACTCGACCTCGCGACCCACGAGATGGTCGAGCGGGTCAAGGGCTTGGAGGCGAGCAAAACGTATCGAATGGACGTCGAGTTCGCCGGACCGGTCGACCCCGAGGCCTTCGAGGGGGCGCTCGACGCGCTCGACGGCGCGACCATCGAACAGGACACCCCACAGCGCGTTGCGCACCGCCGGGCGGATCTCACGCGCGTGCGGGAGGTCTACGAGATCTCGGGCGAACTGCTCGATCCGGAACACGCCGAACTGACGGTCCACGGTGCGGGCGGGCTCTACGTCAAGGAACTCGTCAGCGGTGACGAGGGCCGGACGGAGCCGAGTTTCGCGGGGCTGGTCGGTGTTGAGGGCGTCGTGACGGCGCTCGACGTGATCGACGTCCGTGGCGAGAGCGGGGCGTTCGACGACCCCGAGTACCTCAGAGACACGAACTGA
- the trmY gene encoding tRNA (pseudouridine(54)-N(1))-methyltransferase TrmY yields the protein MRQFIVSGHEVPTTPDFSLSDLAGGAGRLDVLCRCVSAAFFLSHAIREDVRTSLVLADEFTVRFEGSELRRLNPDERSTAALIRKALDEREEAIGHMEVETSPGVYLSRRGFEPVLAAAAEEGSVVQLHEDGDPAVAIEPPDDPVFVLSDHRDFAAREVDLLDERAAARVRLGPEAIHANHAITVAHNWLDTEGYTGY from the coding sequence ATGCGTCAGTTCATCGTCTCGGGTCACGAGGTTCCGACCACTCCCGATTTCTCGCTTTCCGATCTCGCGGGCGGCGCGGGCCGGCTGGACGTGCTCTGTCGGTGCGTCTCCGCCGCCTTCTTCCTCTCGCACGCCATCCGCGAGGACGTTCGGACCTCTCTGGTGCTCGCCGACGAGTTCACGGTCCGGTTCGAGGGCAGCGAGCTCCGGCGGCTGAACCCCGACGAGCGCTCGACGGCGGCGTTGATCAGAAAGGCCCTCGACGAACGCGAGGAGGCTATCGGGCACATGGAAGTCGAGACCTCCCCCGGGGTGTATCTCTCCCGACGGGGGTTCGAGCCCGTACTGGCGGCCGCCGCCGAGGAGGGATCGGTGGTGCAACTGCACGAGGACGGCGACCCCGCCGTGGCGATCGAGCCGCCGGACGATCCGGTGTTCGTCCTCTCGGATCACCGGGATTTCGCCGCGCGTGAAGTCGATCTGCTCGACGAACGGGCCGCCGCTCGGGTGCGACTCGGCCCCGAGGCCATTCACGCGAACCACGCGATCACGGTGGCGCACAACTGGCTCGATACCGAGGGGTACACGGGGTACTGA
- a CDS encoding CHY zinc finger protein: protein MVSRERVRGVGLDDETRCAHYGSSRDVIAIRFPCCGDYFACYECHAARTNHDAERWSEDARGERAVLCGRCDTELTITEYLACEDACPDCGATFNPGCANHYHLYFAGVSEASGADPP from the coding sequence ATGGTCAGTCGCGAGCGCGTGCGGGGTGTCGGGCTCGACGACGAGACGCGTTGTGCGCACTACGGCTCGTCGCGGGACGTAATCGCGATCCGGTTTCCCTGCTGTGGCGACTATTTCGCCTGCTACGAGTGTCACGCCGCCCGCACGAACCATGACGCCGAGCGCTGGTCCGAGGACGCCCGTGGGGAACGCGCGGTGTTGTGTGGACGCTGTGATACGGAACTCACGATCACCGAGTACCTCGCCTGTGAGGACGCCTGCCCTGACTGCGGGGCGACGTTCAACCCCGGCTGTGCGAATCACTATCACCTGTATTTCGCCGGCGTGTCGGAAGCTTCTGGAGCCGACCCGCCGTAG
- a CDS encoding NUDIX hydrolase produces MTDPLEWETMEEEVAYSCPGFDVIHEDVRLPDGTETDFDYASEPPAAVILPFTSEGEVVLIEEWRQAVKRVNRGLPAGSMESGEDREAAARRELTEETGYEAGEIEFLTTVEPANGLLDAVHHYFVAHDCEPTGEQELDFNESIRVETTDWEGLKRDAENGEISDGRTLTGVLRYALTR; encoded by the coding sequence ATGACCGACCCGCTCGAATGGGAGACCATGGAAGAAGAAGTCGCCTACAGCTGTCCCGGTTTCGACGTGATCCACGAGGACGTTCGGCTGCCCGACGGCACCGAGACCGATTTCGACTACGCCAGTGAGCCGCCCGCGGCGGTGATCCTCCCGTTCACTTCCGAGGGCGAGGTCGTACTCATCGAGGAGTGGCGCCAGGCAGTAAAGCGGGTCAACCGCGGGCTTCCGGCGGGGAGCATGGAGTCCGGCGAGGACCGCGAGGCCGCGGCCCGGCGCGAACTCACGGAGGAAACGGGCTACGAGGCCGGCGAGATCGAGTTCCTCACTACCGTTGAGCCCGCAAACGGGCTGCTCGATGCGGTTCATCACTACTTCGTCGCCCACGATTGTGAGCCGACCGGCGAGCAGGAACTCGACTTCAACGAGTCCATCCGGGTGGAGACGACCGACTGGGAGGGGCTCAAGCGCGACGCCGAGAACGGCGAGATCAGCGACGGTCGGACCCTCACGGGCGTCCTCCGGTACGCGCTCACGCGATGA
- a CDS encoding class I SAM-dependent methyltransferase, giving the protein MTDERTRWNERYRERDPPDDPSDLLREWVDDLPEGRALDVATGGGRNAICLAEHGYAVDAIDCSEEGLEIARDRASDRGVSERIGFVRDDVETYDFPAGTYDVIVVSRYYSLNVLPALKEALAPGGVLLYTHRLHPPGDRSSRFRFRTNELLRACLDLRIVRYEEPTEITDEQTDVRLIARKE; this is encoded by the coding sequence ATGACCGACGAGCGCACCCGCTGGAACGAGCGCTATCGCGAGCGCGACCCGCCCGATGACCCCTCCGACCTCCTCCGGGAGTGGGTCGACGACCTCCCAGAGGGCCGAGCGCTCGACGTCGCGACCGGCGGGGGGCGCAACGCGATCTGTCTGGCCGAGCACGGCTACGCGGTCGACGCGATCGACTGCTCCGAGGAGGGACTGGAGATCGCCCGCGATCGCGCGAGTGACCGCGGCGTTTCCGAGCGCATCGGGTTCGTTCGGGACGACGTCGAAACCTACGACTTCCCCGCCGGAACCTACGACGTGATCGTGGTGAGTCGCTACTACAGCCTGAACGTCCTGCCCGCCCTCAAAGAGGCGCTCGCGCCCGGGGGCGTCCTGCTGTACACCCATCGTCTCCACCCGCCCGGCGACCGTTCGAGCCGATTTCGCTTCCGGACGAACGAGCTCCTCAGGGCTTGTCTCGACCTGCGGATCGTCCGCTACGAGGAACCGACGGAGATCACCGACGAGCAGACGGATGTGCGCCTGATCGCCCGAAAGGAGTGA
- the tgtA gene encoding tRNA guanosine(15) transglycosylase TgtA has product MSEIFEARDWDAAGRIGRLSVPRSGITVETPTIMPVVNPHIQTIPPRELAERFGAQILITNSYILHGSDDLREAALSRGLHDLLDFPGAVMTDSGSFQLAEYGEIDVTSEEILAFQREIGSDIATPVDIPTAPDTEREAAEIELGTTQERLDAAAEFDAGEMLVSAPVQGSTYPDLREAAGDHAAGTGLDVFPVGAVVPLMNDYRYGEMIDAVVAAKRGLGPAAPVHLFGAGHPMMFALAVAAGCDLFDSAAYAIYARDGRYLTARGTEHLEELEYFPCSCPVCAEYTPAEVRDGDTERLLSEHNLHVTFAEIRRIKHAIREGSLLELVETRARGHPAMLDGYRALLAHSEQLERTDPASKSTFFYLSGESASRPEVLRHHRRLERLSVPDSLLLADGSVDGIEADEVWDVRPPFGPVPPELSETYPVNAELPDRLDEEAYAAAARGIERLAEANPDCEIALATAGWPDAALAALPKHTKCILIS; this is encoded by the coding sequence ATGAGCGAGATCTTCGAGGCCCGCGACTGGGACGCCGCCGGGCGGATCGGCCGGCTCTCGGTCCCGCGTTCGGGCATCACCGTCGAGACGCCCACCATCATGCCCGTCGTCAACCCCCACATCCAGACGATCCCCCCACGGGAACTCGCCGAGCGCTTCGGCGCACAGATCCTCATCACGAATTCGTACATCCTTCACGGCAGCGACGACCTGCGCGAGGCGGCCCTCTCGCGGGGGCTCCACGACCTGCTCGATTTCCCCGGCGCGGTTATGACCGATTCGGGCTCCTTCCAACTCGCCGAATACGGCGAGATCGACGTTACGAGCGAGGAAATTCTCGCATTCCAACGGGAGATCGGCTCGGACATCGCGACCCCGGTCGACATCCCGACGGCACCCGATACCGAGCGCGAGGCCGCCGAGATCGAGCTCGGAACCACCCAAGAGCGCCTCGATGCGGCCGCCGAGTTCGATGCGGGGGAAATGCTCGTTTCGGCGCCTGTCCAGGGCTCGACCTACCCTGACCTCCGGGAGGCGGCGGGCGACCACGCCGCGGGGACGGGACTCGACGTCTTTCCGGTGGGGGCGGTCGTCCCGTTGATGAACGACTACCGGTACGGCGAGATGATCGACGCCGTCGTGGCCGCCAAACGCGGGCTGGGGCCGGCCGCCCCGGTCCACCTCTTCGGCGCGGGCCACCCCATGATGTTCGCGCTGGCGGTCGCGGCGGGCTGTGACCTGTTCGATTCGGCGGCCTACGCGATATACGCGCGCGACGGACGATACCTCACGGCTCGGGGAACGGAGCATCTGGAGGAGCTCGAGTACTTCCCGTGTTCGTGTCCCGTCTGCGCCGAGTACACCCCCGCGGAGGTCAGGGACGGGGACACTGAGCGCCTGCTTTCGGAGCACAACCTCCACGTCACCTTCGCGGAGATACGGCGGATCAAGCACGCGATCCGCGAGGGGAGTTTGCTCGAACTCGTCGAGACCCGCGCCCGCGGGCATCCGGCGATGCTCGACGGCTACCGGGCCCTGCTCGCCCATTCCGAACAGCTCGAACGCACCGACCCCGCCTCGAAGTCGACGTTCTTCTACCTCTCGGGCGAGAGCGCCTCCCGGCCCGAGGTACTGCGCCACCACCGCCGACTCGAACGACTCTCGGTTCCTGACTCGCTGTTGCTCGCCGACGGCTCCGTCGACGGGATCGAGGCCGATGAGGTCTGGGACGTTCGCCCACCCTTCGGTCCCGTCCCGCCGGAACTCTCGGAGACTTACCCCGTGAACGCCGAACTCCCCGACCGACTCGACGAGGAGGCCTACGCAGCGGCCGCACGGGGGATCGAGCGGCTGGCCGAGGCGAACCCCGACTGCGAGATCGCGCTGGCGACTGCGGGCTGGCCCGACGCAGCGCTCGCGGCCCTGCCCAAACATACCAAGTGCATATTAATCTCCTAG